In Gossypium arboreum isolate Shixiya-1 chromosome 6, ASM2569848v2, whole genome shotgun sequence, the following are encoded in one genomic region:
- the LOC108484242 gene encoding probable leucine-rich repeat receptor-like protein kinase At1g68400 has translation MLFMVYFLFFSLGQCSVDFNALLSFKDSVFDPSNSLSSWVNSSNPCIDSWYGVTCNPSTHRVTRLVLENLNLSGSTHSLHHLSYLRLLSLKNNRFFSSSAVNLSSWLYLRHLYLRQNLFSGTFPVGISTLRRLHRLDLSHNNFHGEIPMTELTQLPFLLTLRLESNSFTGPLNSIASFSSMSDFNVSENKLSGEIPAWMSRFPVSSFEGNKDLCGQPLQSDCFNRTALPATIKQKIRHPQSKRLSNGVVLMIVAVDVVAVMAALVTITWCCYKYKCFSDGTQTEAMETKSGSTTKLQRRSGSREVEIEAEELVMLEGCKGFRKVGDLLKSSAELLGKGNVGTTYKVVTDGGEMVVVKRVRQRRRRRDVDGWLRIMGELRHANIVSLIAYYNSKDELLLVYEFLSNGSLHSLLHGNRGPGRTPLSWSRRLKIASEAAQGLVFIHSYKKDKIFHGYLSTSNILVDQQGNARISEPGLHQVLHSPSSSNDDYKAPELMLNNGDDTSLKKYTQKCDVYSFGVILLEILSGKTASGESGMSLVRWVQSVGKEEWGWEVFDFEMLGDKVMEREMVGLMQVALLCVATLPKDRPKMSVVHGMIEDIRGQGRRNGGNRMVSILNDFSSDSSPSHSERNLGLH, from the exons ATGTTGTTCATGGTTTACTTCTTGTTTTTCTCTTTGGGTCAATGCAGTGTTGATTTTAACGCTTTATTGTCCTTCAAAGACTCTGTTTTCGACCCTTCGAACTCGCTTTCCTCATGGGTTAACTCATCTAATCCTTGCATTGATTCTTGGTATGGCGTCACATGTAACCCTTCCACTCACCGAGTTACACGACTCGTTCTTGAGAACCTAAACCTTTCTGGTTCAACTCACTCACTGCATCACCTTTCTTACCTAAGACTCCTCAGCCTTAAGAATAACCGCTTTTTCTCTTCCTCTGCCGTTAACTTGTCTTCGTGGCTTTACTTAAGGCATCTTTACCTCCGTCAAAACCTCTTCTCCGGAACATTCCCTGTCGGAATATCCACTCTCCGGCGGCTCCACCGTCTTGACCTTTCGCACAACAATTTCCATGGCGAAATCCCGATGACCGAGTTGACTCAGTTGCCTTTCTTGTTGACTCTTCGGCTCGAGTCCAATTCCTTCACTGGCCCCCTCAACTCGATTGCCTCGTTTTCTTCCATGTCCGATTTTAACGTTTCGGAAAACAAACTCTCCGGCGAGATTCCGGCTTGGATGTCTCGTTTCCCGGTCTCTTCCTTCGAAGGGAACAAGGACCTCTGCGGCCAACCTCTGCAGTCCGATTGTTTCAATCGGACGGCCCTTCCCGCGACCATAAAACAAAAGATTCGTCATCCCCAAAGCAAGAGGCTAAGCAATGGGGTGGTGCTGATGATCGTCGCTGTCGACGTGGTGGCGGTTATGGCTGCACTGGTGACCATCACGTGGTGCTGCTACAAGTACAAGTGTTTCTCCGATGGAACCCAAACGGAAGCAATGGAAACAAAAAGTGGGTCCACCACCAAATTGCAAAGGCGGAGCGGCTCCAGAGAGGTGGAGATAGAGGCGGAGGAACTGGTGATGTTAGAAGGTTGCAAGGGCTTTAGAAAAGTGGGTGATTTGTTGAAGTCTTCGGCTGAGTTGTTGGGCAAAGGGAATGTGGGGACCACTTACAAGGTGGTGACGGACGGCGGCGAGATGGTGGTTGTGAAAAGGGTACGGCAGAGGAGACGGAGGAGGGATGTTGATGGGTGGCTGAGAATAATGGGTGAGCTGAGGCATGCTAATATTGTGAGCCTCATAGCATATTATAATTCCAAGGACGAGCTGCTATTGGTTTACGAGTTTTTATCAAATGGAAGCTTACATTCTCTCTTGCATG GAAACAGAGGACCGGGAAGGACGCCATTGAGTTGGAGTAGGAGGTTAAAGATAGCTTCGGAGGCAGCACAAGGACTAGTATTTATCCATAGTTACAAAAAGGACAAGATCTTCCATGGATACCTTTCAACATCAAACATCCTAGTCGACCAACAAGGCAATGCCCGCATTTCCGAGCCCGGTCTTCACCAAGTTCTACATTCCCCATCTTCCTCCAACGACGACTACAAAGCCCCGGAGCTGATGCTCAACAACGGTGACGACACCAGCCTTAAAAAATATACTCAAAAATGCGACGTGTATAGTTTTGGAGTGATATTGTTGGAGATATTGTCGGGGAAAACAGCGAGCGGGGAGAGCGGGATGAGCTTGGTGAGGTGGGTGCAAAGCGTGGGGAAAGAAGAGTGGGGGTGGGAAGTGTTTGATTTTGAGATGTTGGGGGATAAGGTGATGGAAAGAGAGATGGTGGGTTTAATGCAAGTGGCGTTGCTATGTGTGGCTACGTTGCCTAAAGATAGGCCTAAGATGAGCGTGGTGCATGGGATGATTGAAGATATTAGAGGTCAAGGTAGGAGAAATGGTGGGAATCGGATGGTTTCTATTTTGAATGACTTTTCATCTGATTCTTCACCTTCTCATTCGGAAAGAAATCTTGGGCTCCATTAG